In Bombus vancouverensis nearcticus chromosome 1, iyBomVanc1_principal, whole genome shotgun sequence, a single genomic region encodes these proteins:
- the LOC117160571 gene encoding uncharacterized protein LOC117160571 isoform X2, which yields MLQQFSNDILIFSITLLIKTNSMISDEYKQHNTWNNIKINNDIYMVSVTQKDDIIKVFLTNLIEIWIDTLTKEIILDRCRKLNRLLNIEALDYNDIILNILNDMSKYIINATVEHIELQVQVERCLMKFELNLTKGTSEDFWDFVTKPLCISSMEIIHQHKFLLDLMRRKDEEIAEYKAEGAKLIRKNIETKPFKEEQFEITISNPSIIDCTNAFQTMVNFYNKLNLYKRSTIPRESTSSSINDADDMHKMEQNIISSVQNDDNSMCKHEDTFIHKSTECIHSENKQQDKDTTSKKITKNKTGTTNMVHRPKKLKKEPEHLPEMLPRRENKKIKRKRCRQCTVNGLRKETNYYCSGCRDNPGLCLGKCFKEYHKLT from the exons ATGCTTCAACAATTTTCTAACGATATTCTAATCTTTTCCATTACTCTATTAATAAAAACAAACAGCATGATTTCTGATGAATATAAACAACACAATACATGgaataacataaaaataaataatgatatttaCATGGTTTCTGTTACACAAAAAGATGACATAATTAAAGTTTTCCTAACTAATCTTATTGAAATATGGATTGATACATTgacaaaagaaattattttggaTAGATGTCGG AAGTTAAATCGACTTTTAAATATTGAAGCTCTTGATTATAATgacattatattaaatattttgaacgATATGTCAAAATATATTATCAATGCAACTGTGGAACATATCGAGTTGCAAGTTCAAGTAGAACGTTGTTTAATGAAATTTGAACTAAATTTAACAAAAGGAACATCAGAAGATTTTTGGGATTTTGTAACTAAACCTCTATGTATATCAtcgatggaaattattcatcAGCACAAATTTCTTTTAGATTTAATGAGAAGGAAAGATGAAGAAATTGCTGAATATAAAGCAGAAGGCGCAAAATTAATAAGAA AGAATATTGAAACAAAACCTTTTAAAGAGGAACAGTTCGAAATAACTATTTCTAATCCAAGTATTATTGATTGCACAAATGCATTCCAAACCATggtgaatttttataataaacttaATTTATACAAACGTAGTACAATTCCTAGAGAATCTACAAG TAGCAGCATTAATGATGCTGATGACATGCACAAAATGGAGCAGAATATTATTAGTTCTGTTCAGAATGATGATAACAGTATGTGTAAACATGAGGATACTTTTATACACAAGAGCACAGAATGTATACATTCTGAAAATAAACAGCAAGACAAAGATACAACTAGCAAGAAAATAACTAAGAATAAAACAGGAACCACAAATATGGTACATAGGcctaaaaagttaaaaaaag AACCTGAACATCTACCTGAAATGTTACCCAgacgagaaaataaaaagataaaacgaAAAAGGTGTCGACAATGCACTGTCAATGGTTTACGGAAAGAAACTAATTACTACTGTTCTGGCTGTAGAGACAATCCTGGTTTGTGTTTAGGCAAATGTTTTAAGGAATATCATAAACTTACATGA
- the LOC117160571 gene encoding uncharacterized protein LOC117160571 isoform X1 yields the protein MLQQFSNDILIFSITLLIKTNSMISDEYKQHNTWNNIKINNDIYMVSVTQKDDIIKVFLTNLIEIWIDTLTKEIILDRCRKLNRLLNIEALDYNDIILNILNDMSKYIINATVEHIELQVQVERCLMKFELNLTKGTSEDFWDFVTKPLCISSMEIIHQHKFLLDLMRRKDEEIAEYKAEGAKLIRKNIETKPFKEEQFEITISNPSIIDCTNAFQTMVNFYNKLNLYKRSTIPRESTSSSSINDADDMHKMEQNIISSVQNDDNSMCKHEDTFIHKSTECIHSENKQQDKDTTSKKITKNKTGTTNMVHRPKKLKKEPEHLPEMLPRRENKKIKRKRCRQCTVNGLRKETNYYCSGCRDNPGLCLGKCFKEYHKLT from the exons ATGCTTCAACAATTTTCTAACGATATTCTAATCTTTTCCATTACTCTATTAATAAAAACAAACAGCATGATTTCTGATGAATATAAACAACACAATACATGgaataacataaaaataaataatgatatttaCATGGTTTCTGTTACACAAAAAGATGACATAATTAAAGTTTTCCTAACTAATCTTATTGAAATATGGATTGATACATTgacaaaagaaattattttggaTAGATGTCGG AAGTTAAATCGACTTTTAAATATTGAAGCTCTTGATTATAATgacattatattaaatattttgaacgATATGTCAAAATATATTATCAATGCAACTGTGGAACATATCGAGTTGCAAGTTCAAGTAGAACGTTGTTTAATGAAATTTGAACTAAATTTAACAAAAGGAACATCAGAAGATTTTTGGGATTTTGTAACTAAACCTCTATGTATATCAtcgatggaaattattcatcAGCACAAATTTCTTTTAGATTTAATGAGAAGGAAAGATGAAGAAATTGCTGAATATAAAGCAGAAGGCGCAAAATTAATAAGAA AGAATATTGAAACAAAACCTTTTAAAGAGGAACAGTTCGAAATAACTATTTCTAATCCAAGTATTATTGATTGCACAAATGCATTCCAAACCATggtgaatttttataataaacttaATTTATACAAACGTAGTACAATTCCTAGAGAATCTACAAG CAGTAGCAGCATTAATGATGCTGATGACATGCACAAAATGGAGCAGAATATTATTAGTTCTGTTCAGAATGATGATAACAGTATGTGTAAACATGAGGATACTTTTATACACAAGAGCACAGAATGTATACATTCTGAAAATAAACAGCAAGACAAAGATACAACTAGCAAGAAAATAACTAAGAATAAAACAGGAACCACAAATATGGTACATAGGcctaaaaagttaaaaaaag AACCTGAACATCTACCTGAAATGTTACCCAgacgagaaaataaaaagataaaacgaAAAAGGTGTCGACAATGCACTGTCAATGGTTTACGGAAAGAAACTAATTACTACTGTTCTGGCTGTAGAGACAATCCTGGTTTGTGTTTAGGCAAATGTTTTAAGGAATATCATAAACTTACATGA
- the LOC117160550 gene encoding uncharacterized protein LOC117160550 isoform X2 has protein sequence MDVSKNQQRYKHYTCLCFSVMGQRRFRVSMGVLIASPEAGDASINIIPQMKKHSAISGEPATSFVSTIPERNATNQTALMGVSNYNSTNSMNKNAYRHTVLMENNVFDKMCNSTINDTCQFPYYRSNRSDSKCSDAVLVKDVGVSCMLLKQNTFEIQLPQTKTLIKHLKKEYNDLTDIANRITTYTKDILSHLPKKSQRKHQLLKNLAASKHAIASQYVDSKGNLCLKLRLFSNAETQCMTEQVVKDFDNTLCKSKYITKELHSKNCNYYNYFVTNLNKNKSFMHMYVAKTRILDKGHPTLEERNMKSKYEHDTSIQRRNVETNTPNSTSTSISSICNHLMMRKKKTSKELLTPKLKKRDDIHKHGIVERFSDDKHYTNQLKLKNHSPVTFTNWKEISKSKQSKHKTLSIFPYESQQMANAKNKIKQGEFINYSTVNNISNTKFHTVNIRIVKKSKKNV, from the exons ATGGGTGTTCTTATTGCTTCTCCGGAAGCAGGAGATGCATCAATTAACATTATACCGCAAATGAAGAAACATTCTGCTATTTCTGGAGAACCTGCTACAAGTTTCGTTTCCACAATACCAGAAAGAAATGCTACTAATCAAACTGCTCTAATGGGTGTATCGAATTATAATTCCACTAATAGTATGAATAAAAATGCATACAGACACACAGTTTTAATGGAAAATAATGTTTTTGATAAGATGTGCAATTCCACAATTAATGATACCTGCCAATTCCCCTATTATAG gaGCAATAGAAGTGACAGCAAATGCTCTGATGCAGTTTTAGTAAAAGATGTAGGTGTATCATGTATGCTTTTAAAGCAGAATACGTTTGAAATACAACTTCCTCAAACAAAAACTCTGATTAAGCATCTTAAGAAAGAATACAATGATTTAACTGACATTGCAAATAGAATAACTACATATACAAAAGATATATTAAGTCATTTACCAAAGAAAAGTCAAAGAAAGCATCAGCTTCTTAAAAATTTG gcTGCTTCAAAACATGCAATAGCATCTCAGTATGTAGATAGTAAAGGTAATCTCTGTTTAAAATTGAGACTTTTTAGTAATGCTGAAACCCAGTGTATGACTGAGCAAGTTGTTAAGGATTTTGACAATACATTATGCAAAAGCAAATATATTACGAAGGAATTGCAcagtaaaaattgtaattattacaattattttgtaacaaatttaaacaaaaataaaagttttatgCATATGTATGTAGCAAAAACACGAATCTTGGATAAAGGTCATCCAACACTTGAAGAGAGAAATATGAAATCAAAATATGAACATGACACGTCCATTCAGCGAAGGAATGTGGAAACAAACACTCCAAATTCAACATCAACTAGTATTTCTTCAATTTGTAATCATTTAAtgatgagaaagaaaaaaacatcaAAAGAATTGTTAACCCCCAAATTAAAAAAACGTGATGACATACATAAACATGGCATAGTCGAAAGATTCAGTGATGATAAACACTACACAAATCAGTTAAAGTTAAAAAACCATAGTCCAGTTACATTTACTAATTggaaagaaatttcaaaatcgaAACAATCCAAACATAAAACATTGTCTATCTTTCCTTATGAATCACAACAAATG GCTAACGcgaaaaacaaaattaaacaaGGAGAATTTATTAACTATAGCACAGTTAACAATATATCGAATACAAAGTTTCATACAGTTAATATCCGaattgtaaaaaaaagtaaaaaaaatgtataa
- the LOC117160550 gene encoding uncharacterized protein LOC117160550 isoform X1 — MGVLIASPEAGDASINIIPQMKKHSAISGEPATSFVSTIPERNATNQTALMGVSNYNSTNSMNKNAYRHTVLMENNVFDKMCNSTINDTCQFPYYRSNRSDSKCSDAVLVKDVGVSCMLLKQNTFEIQLPQTKTLIKHLKKEYNDLTDIANRITTYTKDILSHLPKKSQRKHQLLKNLAASKHAIASQYVDSKGNLCLKLRLFSNAETQCMTEQVVKDFDNTLCKSKYITKELHSKNSKTRILDKGHPTLEERNMKSKYEHDTSIQRRNVETNTPNSTSTSISSICNHLMMRKKKTSKELLTPKLKKRDDIHKHGIVERFSDDKHYTNQLKLKNHSPVTFTNWKEISKSKQSKHKTLSIFPYESQQMANAKNKIKQGEFINYSTVNNISNTKFHTVNIRIVKKSKKNV; from the exons ATGGGTGTTCTTATTGCTTCTCCGGAAGCAGGAGATGCATCAATTAACATTATACCGCAAATGAAGAAACATTCTGCTATTTCTGGAGAACCTGCTACAAGTTTCGTTTCCACAATACCAGAAAGAAATGCTACTAATCAAACTGCTCTAATGGGTGTATCGAATTATAATTCCACTAATAGTATGAATAAAAATGCATACAGACACACAGTTTTAATGGAAAATAATGTTTTTGATAAGATGTGCAATTCCACAATTAATGATACCTGCCAATTCCCCTATTATAG gaGCAATAGAAGTGACAGCAAATGCTCTGATGCAGTTTTAGTAAAAGATGTAGGTGTATCATGTATGCTTTTAAAGCAGAATACGTTTGAAATACAACTTCCTCAAACAAAAACTCTGATTAAGCATCTTAAGAAAGAATACAATGATTTAACTGACATTGCAAATAGAATAACTACATATACAAAAGATATATTAAGTCATTTACCAAAGAAAAGTCAAAGAAAGCATCAGCTTCTTAAAAATTTG gcTGCTTCAAAACATGCAATAGCATCTCAGTATGTAGATAGTAAAGGTAATCTCTGTTTAAAATTGAGACTTTTTAGTAATGCTGAAACCCAGTGTATGACTGAGCAAGTTGTTAAGGATTTTGACAATACATTATGCAAAAGCAAATATATTACGAAGGAATTGCAcagtaaaaatt CAAAAACACGAATCTTGGATAAAGGTCATCCAACACTTGAAGAGAGAAATATGAAATCAAAATATGAACATGACACGTCCATTCAGCGAAGGAATGTGGAAACAAACACTCCAAATTCAACATCAACTAGTATTTCTTCAATTTGTAATCATTTAAtgatgagaaagaaaaaaacatcaAAAGAATTGTTAACCCCCAAATTAAAAAAACGTGATGACATACATAAACATGGCATAGTCGAAAGATTCAGTGATGATAAACACTACACAAATCAGTTAAAGTTAAAAAACCATAGTCCAGTTACATTTACTAATTggaaagaaatttcaaaatcgaAACAATCCAAACATAAAACATTGTCTATCTTTCCTTATGAATCACAACAAATG GCTAACGcgaaaaacaaaattaaacaaGGAGAATTTATTAACTATAGCACAGTTAACAATATATCGAATACAAAGTTTCATACAGTTAATATCCGaattgtaaaaaaaagtaaaaaaaatgtataa